A genomic stretch from Caulobacter sp. FWC2 includes:
- a CDS encoding Rrf2 family transcriptional regulator: protein MRLSTKGRYAVMAMTDLAKRQDESEGRAVALAEIASRQQISLSYLEQLFARLRRKGLVISARGPGGGYRLAKASADTFISDIVLAVDEPLRATRCNFTKGQAKGCMAGGERCMTHGLWEEMGRQIHGYLASVSVADVLAGKLRPVGPLEIAAE from the coding sequence ATGCGCCTGAGCACCAAAGGTCGATACGCGGTCATGGCGATGACCGACCTGGCCAAGCGCCAGGACGAAAGCGAGGGCCGCGCCGTGGCCCTGGCCGAGATCGCGTCGCGCCAACAGATCTCGCTCTCCTATCTGGAGCAGCTGTTCGCGCGCCTGCGCCGCAAGGGCCTGGTGATCAGCGCTCGCGGCCCGGGCGGCGGTTACCGGCTGGCCAAGGCGTCGGCCGACACCTTCATCTCCGACATCGTTCTGGCGGTCGACGAGCCGCTGCGCGCCACCCGCTGCAACTTCACCAAGGGCCAGGCCAAGGGCTGCATGGCCGGCGGCGAGCGCTGCATGACCCACGGCCTGTGGGAAGAGATGGGCCGCCAGATCCACGGCTACCTGGCCTCGGTATCGGTGGCCGACGTCCTGGCGGGCAAGCTGCGTCCGGTCGGCCCCCTGGAGATCGCGGCCGAGTGA
- a CDS encoding cysteine desulfurase family protein, with the protein MSMSRTSVYLDYNATAPMRPEAREALLRALESPANPSSVHAAGRAARDVIERGRAEVGALVGVPAGSVTFVSGGTEANALAIESAKVAGVQRIILSAVEHDAVAETAKASGLVVEVLPVNSDGVADLAWLAAALEAPAKTLVCLMLANNETGVIQPVAEAARLVRAHDGLLHVDAVQAAGKIAVDFSALGADTMALSAHKLGGPQGVGALVAGTRATVTRRQHGGGQERGRRAGTENVAGIAAFGAAAKVAHENLASVAEQAQWRDALAQRLTAEGAVVLGEGADRLPQTLCFAGEGFGSEVQVMNMDLAGVMVSAGSACSSGKVKASRVVEAMGRSDLAPFALRVSGGWASTEDDWNTCGDAWLAAWKRIGARRREVA; encoded by the coding sequence GTGAGCATGTCCCGCACATCGGTCTATCTCGACTATAACGCCACGGCCCCGATGCGGCCGGAGGCGCGTGAGGCGTTGCTGCGCGCCCTGGAGAGCCCGGCCAATCCTTCTTCGGTCCACGCAGCCGGCCGCGCCGCGCGCGACGTGATCGAGCGCGGCCGCGCCGAGGTCGGGGCCCTGGTCGGGGTGCCGGCCGGTTCGGTGACCTTCGTCAGCGGCGGCACTGAGGCCAATGCTCTGGCCATCGAGAGCGCTAAGGTCGCCGGCGTCCAACGCATCATCCTCAGCGCCGTCGAGCACGACGCGGTGGCCGAAACGGCGAAAGCTTCGGGCCTGGTCGTCGAGGTCTTGCCGGTCAACAGCGATGGCGTCGCCGACCTCGCCTGGCTGGCCGCAGCGCTCGAAGCGCCGGCCAAGACCCTAGTCTGCCTGATGCTGGCCAATAACGAGACCGGCGTCATTCAGCCGGTGGCGGAAGCCGCCAGGCTGGTCCGCGCTCACGACGGGTTGCTGCACGTCGACGCCGTTCAGGCGGCCGGCAAGATCGCGGTCGATTTCTCGGCCCTCGGCGCCGACACGATGGCGCTGTCGGCCCACAAGCTGGGTGGACCGCAAGGCGTCGGCGCCCTGGTCGCCGGAACCCGCGCCACGGTCACCCGCCGCCAGCACGGCGGCGGTCAGGAGCGCGGTCGCCGGGCCGGCACCGAGAACGTCGCGGGGATTGCGGCATTTGGCGCGGCCGCCAAGGTCGCCCACGAAAACCTTGCCTCCGTGGCCGAACAGGCCCAATGGCGCGACGCCTTGGCTCAGCGGCTAACGGCGGAAGGCGCGGTCGTGCTCGGTGAGGGCGCTGATCGCTTGCCGCAAACCCTGTGTTTCGCGGGCGAGGGCTTCGGCTCCGAGGTCCAGGTCATGAACATGGACCTGGCCGGAGTCATGGTCAGCGCCGGCAGCGCCTGCTCGTCGGGCAAGGTCAAGGCCAGCCGCGTGGTGGAAGCCATGGGCCGGTCCGATCTCGCCCCGTTCGCTCTGCGTGTGAGCGGCGGCTGGGCGAGCACGGAAGACGATTGGAACACGTGCGGCGACGCCTGGCTCGCCGCCTGGAAGCGTATCGGCGCACGGCGCCGGGAGGTGGCGTAG